The genomic interval aacaaggttaAGTGCtcatattaagaaatatttgtaATGTATAATAATTCAAGCGTAGACGATGGCGACAAAAGCGCCGAGATGAAAAGTGGATATGACCTTCCGGTGTACGGActtgctaatggaatattttattATATCCATATTCCAGCGCTAATTTGCATTTTCAGCAGTCTTTGTTGTGTTATTATTGTTCTGACATTGTCATTTCGACACAGGAGCTACAGGACATTTTTTTCCTGGACGAAGAGCGAGCGTTTTATTGTATATCTGGCAATCTGTGACGGTGGGTTTAATATATTTCACAGCGTTGATCATCTCCATTACGTCATAGTCAAGGACCATGTACACCCAAAGGAACTTTGTGAATTTTACGCCTTCACTCTCACTGAATTTATAACGGCACAAAATTTGATGGTGAATATAGTTGCTATCAACGCTTTCATGTTGATGTATTTCCATAAAAATCTTAACTTTGGCAAACGAGATTGGAAATTATTGACCTGGACTTTCGGTGTACCGTTTGTAGGGGCAACAGCCGCCGCAATCAGTGGACAGTTTGGACCGAGTGGATCTTTGTAAGTTACTTTGATTTTAATTGAACTGCAATAAATCGCTTGatagttttatattttcagtaatgATTCCTTCAGGCAACATGTCTTTTAAATTTGACATGACAGTTTGATTAATAACTGACTAACAGAAAATTGTTTAATTCAGCACTAGAAAGAAGGACGACATTTAAACTCATTTAAGGATGACgcaatttaaaacataattttactgCTTTGCGTTCTCGACATCTCATGCCTAACCGGACACTGTATAGGCTTACTGATTTGAATTTGAGATTAATCAAATAAGATTAATCTcattgatttgtttttcaaatgagAAACCGTATCATGGGTAGTAGTATTTAA from Mercenaria mercenaria strain notata chromosome 2, MADL_Memer_1, whole genome shotgun sequence carries:
- the LOC123565067 gene encoding uncharacterized protein LOC123565067: MYNNSSVDDGDKSAEMKSGYDLPVYGLANGIFYYIHIPALICIFSSLCCVIIVLTLSFRHRSYRTFFSWTKSERFIVYLAICDGGFNIFHSVDHLHYVIVKDHVHPKELCEFYAFTLTEFITAQNLMVNIVAINAFMLMYFHKNLNFGKRDWKLLTWTFGVPFVGATAAAISGQFGPSGSFCHFDVVKGGTAYIFFTTVPLLIIIAMNSVMYVLTWKRIRQETSSLCETYKSVHMINKSKRAAKTMTMFVVAFFIQWFSLAVFGVWVLIDPNVPQAMIHTVTIFSNIGGCLNLCVYIIMRRRSRAEKHEDRKEKIIDSNELKSKSSDSGHVTKSTELSQSNV